From Halobacteriovorax sp. GB3, a single genomic window includes:
- a CDS encoding alpha/beta hydrolase: protein MKTTQFNSLFIEAKHEVPSPHHKVMIVMHGLGDCKESYLPFIGEINVTGLAYVLIDAPRPYPIGSSWYDLPPANPMIGVKESSDKVIKLIEELKASGYQNDDIFLCGFSQGGCIALHTFFNYNHKLGGVVALSPRVFYSELNKSLSDQAKKTPLFMAHGEFDPVIPYTEVSEAQHLIREQGLDVSFYAYEMEHEIDPIEMKDLREWLNEYL from the coding sequence ATGAAAACAACTCAATTTAACTCTCTCTTTATCGAGGCGAAGCACGAGGTGCCAAGCCCTCACCACAAAGTCATGATCGTCATGCACGGGCTTGGAGATTGCAAAGAAAGCTATCTTCCCTTTATTGGGGAAATCAATGTTACAGGACTTGCTTATGTCCTTATTGATGCGCCTAGGCCCTACCCAATTGGTAGCTCTTGGTATGATCTGCCTCCAGCAAATCCAATGATTGGAGTAAAAGAGTCAAGTGACAAGGTCATTAAACTAATTGAAGAACTTAAGGCCAGTGGTTATCAAAATGATGATATTTTTCTTTGTGGCTTCTCACAGGGAGGCTGTATTGCGCTTCATACTTTTTTTAATTACAACCATAAACTCGGTGGTGTCGTGGCCCTTAGTCCGCGCGTCTTCTATAGCGAACTCAATAAGTCTCTTTCTGATCAAGCGAAAAAGACTCCCCTTTTTATGGCCCACGGAGAATTTGATCCCGTCATTCCCTATACGGAAGTAAGCGAAGCCCAGCATCTCATTAGAGAGCAAGGATTAGATGTAAGTTTTTATGCCTATGAAATGGAGCACGAAATAGACCCCATAGAAATGAAAGACCTGAGAGAGTGGCTTAACGAATATCTTTAA
- a CDS encoding FecR family protein produces MKIILISFSLLFTQVTLATPVIGKATKVRGKVTLLNVGERDARVVKAGTPIRKDTSILTEKKSFVQITLFDKSKIILGPDSKMIIDKVPKQDTGIVNLMKGKVRSEVKKAATKNKDKLYIRTQTAAIGVRGTDFQTVYNPQNNITSLLTFEGEVAMAKTEKTKNLMDNEILKRELAKENVTKVKNGRYASVTKNLEKTTKPIKISPVQYTRLKLNKELLEDKKINEKVFEKELKKTVKEYAAISKEEKKENIVAKREYDVNNKSYRPTAGGVLDLETGLYIPPTIDDKKFNKELNIYELDTKKGSITSSGSYIPPKGIKLDAIKGFVGDGKKEEVSKLNREIQGQLVKPKKPTLDDLNSDGEDSYDKYFIIE; encoded by the coding sequence ATGAAGATAATCTTAATTTCGTTTTCCCTCCTTTTTACTCAAGTAACTCTAGCAACCCCTGTCATTGGTAAGGCCACAAAAGTAAGAGGAAAGGTAACTCTTCTCAATGTTGGTGAACGAGATGCAAGAGTTGTTAAAGCAGGAACTCCTATAAGAAAAGATACTTCAATTTTAACCGAGAAAAAAAGTTTCGTTCAAATCACACTCTTTGATAAATCTAAAATCATCTTAGGACCAGATAGTAAAATGATTATTGATAAAGTTCCGAAACAAGATACTGGGATAGTTAACTTGATGAAAGGTAAAGTTCGATCTGAGGTTAAAAAGGCGGCTACAAAAAATAAAGACAAACTTTATATTAGAACACAAACTGCGGCCATAGGGGTTAGAGGGACAGATTTTCAAACAGTCTATAACCCACAAAATAACATCACTTCCCTTCTTACTTTTGAAGGTGAAGTTGCCATGGCCAAGACTGAAAAAACCAAAAACCTTATGGACAACGAAATTCTAAAAAGAGAACTCGCAAAAGAAAATGTAACAAAAGTTAAAAATGGACGCTATGCCTCTGTAACAAAGAACTTAGAAAAGACAACTAAACCAATAAAGATTTCACCTGTACAGTATACGAGGTTGAAACTTAACAAAGAGCTTTTAGAAGACAAGAAAATCAATGAGAAAGTATTTGAGAAAGAACTGAAAAAAACAGTCAAAGAATATGCCGCGATTTCAAAAGAAGAGAAAAAAGAAAATATCGTCGCAAAAAGAGAATACGATGTTAATAACAAAAGCTACCGCCCAACGGCTGGAGGTGTTCTAGATTTGGAGACAGGACTCTATATTCCTCCTACAATTGATGACAAGAAATTTAACAAAGAACTTAATATCTATGAACTCGACACAAAGAAAGGTTCTATTACATCTAGTGGTAGCTATATTCCACCTAAGGGAATCAAGCTCGATGCGATTAAAGGTTTCGTTGGAGATGGAAAGAAAGAAGAAGTCTCAAAGCTAAACAGAGAAATTCAAGGCCAGCTTGTGAAACCAAAGAAACCTACTCTGGATGATTTAAATTCAGATGGTGAAGATAGTTATGATAAGTATTTTATAATCGAATAA
- the hisS gene encoding histidine--tRNA ligase, which translates to MSKVGTPKGTRDFSPSQMVKRNYLFNTIKKSFTQYGFMPLETPSMENLSVLTGKYGEEGDRLLFKILNSGDYLKKANDEDLKAKDSKKLIKQISEKGLKYDLTVPFARFVAQNHGQLAMPFKRFQIQPVWRADRPQKGRYREFFQCDADSVGSDSLLCEVELVQIYDDVFKNLNIEGVQIEINNRKILAGIAEVLGASDKLVDMTVAIDKLDKIGKEKVLEELKERGFEQDKLEKISPLFELTGSNSEKLNSMKEFLKDSETGLLGISELETIFKYTDKLGVETLNFDVTLARGLDYYTGAIYEVKLLDGSMGSIGAGGRYDNLTGVFGLKGVSGVGISFGADRIFDVMEARDLFPKNLENFLDVLFINFGDESQDKSLEQLLKIRKANLRAEIFPEPVKMKKQMKYANAKGSRFVIMIGEDELKEDMLALKNMETGDQEKVSIERAIEIISK; encoded by the coding sequence ATGAGTAAAGTTGGTACCCCTAAAGGGACAAGAGATTTTTCACCGTCACAAATGGTGAAAAGAAACTATTTATTCAACACGATTAAAAAGAGTTTCACTCAATATGGATTTATGCCACTTGAGACTCCTTCTATGGAAAATCTATCAGTTCTCACAGGAAAGTACGGAGAAGAGGGAGATCGCCTTCTTTTCAAAATTTTAAACTCAGGTGATTACCTTAAAAAGGCCAACGATGAAGATCTAAAGGCCAAAGACTCAAAGAAGCTCATTAAGCAAATTAGCGAAAAAGGTCTTAAGTATGACCTCACAGTTCCCTTTGCTCGCTTTGTCGCTCAAAATCATGGTCAACTGGCCATGCCTTTTAAGAGATTTCAAATTCAACCTGTATGGAGAGCTGATCGCCCGCAAAAAGGACGATATCGTGAGTTCTTTCAATGTGATGCTGACAGTGTTGGAAGTGATTCGCTTCTTTGCGAAGTTGAACTTGTCCAAATTTACGATGATGTCTTTAAAAATCTAAATATTGAAGGCGTTCAAATTGAAATCAACAATAGAAAAATCCTAGCGGGAATTGCCGAAGTTCTTGGAGCCTCGGATAAGCTGGTCGATATGACTGTTGCCATCGATAAGCTCGATAAAATTGGAAAAGAAAAGGTTCTCGAAGAGCTTAAAGAGAGAGGCTTTGAGCAAGATAAACTCGAAAAGATTTCTCCACTCTTTGAACTTACAGGGTCAAATAGCGAAAAGCTAAACTCAATGAAAGAGTTTTTAAAAGATAGTGAAACAGGTCTTCTTGGAATTAGTGAGCTTGAAACCATTTTTAAATATACAGACAAGCTTGGAGTAGAAACTCTCAATTTTGACGTAACACTCGCTAGAGGACTTGATTACTACACGGGAGCAATTTACGAAGTAAAGCTACTCGATGGATCAATGGGAAGCATTGGGGCCGGTGGTCGCTATGACAACCTTACAGGTGTTTTTGGCCTCAAAGGTGTTTCAGGGGTTGGAATTAGTTTTGGTGCTGATCGAATCTTTGATGTTATGGAAGCAAGAGACCTCTTTCCTAAAAACCTAGAAAACTTTCTCGATGTTCTATTTATTAACTTTGGTGATGAATCTCAAGATAAGTCACTAGAGCAACTTTTAAAAATAAGAAAGGCCAATCTTAGAGCTGAAATTTTTCCAGAACCTGTCAAAATGAAAAAACAAATGAAATATGCCAATGCTAAAGGTTCTCGATTTGTCATTATGATTGGAGAAGATGAACTTAAAGAAGATATGCTCGCCTTAAAAAATATGGAAACAGGTGATCAAGAAAAGGTCTCAATTGAAAGGGCCATTGAAATAATCTCAAAATAA
- a CDS encoding DUF4402 domain-containing protein, protein MNFKKIAATTCFLSMATVGVLTIDSAKAASATAQALAVVTAAINITQVADLDFGSAVQGDASNLVAPGDASAAEFSVTGQPNTAYTITLPADGTVVMTTGAGSSADEQIAVDSFASTPAVGANGLLDGSGAQTLKVGATRAALSGTQVVGNYSTNFTVDVVY, encoded by the coding sequence ATGAACTTTAAAAAAATTGCCGCTACGACATGTTTTCTTTCTATGGCCACTGTTGGTGTTTTAACAATCGATTCAGCTAAGGCTGCATCTGCCACAGCTCAGGCCCTCGCAGTTGTTACAGCTGCTATTAATATCACTCAAGTTGCTGACCTTGACTTTGGATCAGCAGTTCAAGGTGATGCTTCAAATCTAGTTGCTCCTGGAGATGCTTCTGCAGCAGAATTTTCTGTAACAGGACAACCAAATACGGCCTATACGATTACTCTTCCTGCTGATGGTACCGTTGTTATGACAACGGGAGCTGGTTCAAGTGCGGATGAGCAAATTGCCGTAGACTCATTTGCTTCAACTCCAGCTGTTGGTGCTAACGGACTACTTGATGGTTCAGGTGCACAGACGCTTAAAGTTGGTGCAACAAGAGCGGCCCTAAGTGGAACTCAAGTTGTAGGAAACTACTCAACAAACTTCACAGTTGACGTTGTTTACTAA
- a CDS encoding ATP/GTP-binding protein, whose product MNKLTGSECGKICLTGGPGGGKSTAADLFRRELGDKVVIVPETATMLFSGGFPRTDNPEGVLHTQKAIYSVQVNNEDLHTSIYPGRMLLCDRGTIDGAAYWPGGEEEFFKENNTTLEQELARYDAIIFFETAAVGGISIEGGNPVRNETLDKAIELDRRLHNLYKSHPNFIFVPHSNSFMKKIVYGLTSIESMFKQLNRD is encoded by the coding sequence ATGAATAAGTTAACTGGTTCAGAGTGTGGGAAGATTTGTTTAACGGGTGGACCTGGTGGTGGAAAAAGTACGGCGGCCGATCTTTTTAGGCGAGAGCTCGGAGATAAAGTTGTCATCGTTCCTGAGACGGCCACAATGCTCTTTTCAGGAGGATTTCCAAGAACAGACAACCCTGAGGGGGTGCTTCATACTCAAAAGGCTATTTACAGTGTTCAAGTAAACAACGAGGATCTTCATACAAGTATCTATCCAGGAAGAATGCTTCTTTGCGATAGGGGGACAATTGATGGTGCTGCTTATTGGCCAGGGGGAGAAGAGGAGTTCTTTAAAGAGAATAATACTACTTTGGAGCAGGAGCTTGCTCGCTATGATGCCATTATCTTTTTTGAAACGGCCGCTGTTGGTGGAATTTCAATAGAAGGGGGAAATCCTGTTCGAAATGAAACTTTGGATAAGGCCATTGAACTAGATCGTCGCTTACACAATCTTTATAAGTCCCATCCTAATTTCATTTTCGTTCCCCATAGCAATTCTTTTATGAAGAAAATTGTGTACGGACTAACATCTATTGAATCCATGTTTAAGCAATTGAATCGCGATTAG
- a CDS encoding methyl-accepting chemotaxis protein, which produces MDLKKKMIVSFILVSLIPFASGLVMAIKKAEPSVKSEIVQKLGAIQKSKKLRVKEKMKTFNSMSLFLSRHRKFQDAFVLYEEGTSFGKSSDEYKSAHKKYDPFLKTSANEMDLDDLILISNKGEILASGKDSTIVGMNALDKGGFGKVLKNVLDNSYSADSGILFVDYMKIRDGGDFNAYFITRFAPNSSDRGQWKKGESIGAIALGIHPDTIDAIVNERTGLGKTGETYIVGMNEDGTTSYRSTRVVKKGEIGKAKKGGSISAAFKNKPELAHSEKIGSTGVAEVVYSSYIPDFGMNWALFTTQSESEAMSSLYDIYKVAFFIGAFFGIVIIAFSLYFSNSITKPIQMVVENLSKRAESLRSTSTSMEHQSQRLSSASTEQASSLQQTAASIDEISAMIDRNTESSTYSKDLSTKSNQVAIDGKMTITDMIRAIEDINESNNDITNQMQESNRQIEEIVQIINEIGEKTKVINDIVFQTKLLSFNASVEAARAGEDGKGFAVVAEEVGNLANMSGQAANEISDMLEKSVVKVKSIVEQTQGSVDVLIAKGREKVETGTEIANKCGIALDEILQNVSLVNDKVAEIAQASIEQSSGVQQITAAVRELDIVAHENSNIASESTNNVRVLKDEALGIATVVSDLNRLVYAKELETKKSA; this is translated from the coding sequence ATGGATTTGAAAAAGAAAATGATTGTAAGTTTCATTTTAGTGTCACTGATTCCTTTTGCCTCAGGTCTTGTGATGGCGATCAAAAAAGCAGAGCCTTCAGTAAAATCTGAAATTGTGCAAAAGCTAGGTGCGATTCAAAAATCAAAAAAATTACGAGTTAAAGAGAAGATGAAAACTTTTAATTCAATGTCTCTTTTTCTAAGTCGCCATAGAAAATTTCAAGATGCTTTCGTTCTCTATGAAGAGGGAACTTCTTTTGGAAAGTCTTCAGATGAGTATAAATCAGCTCATAAAAAGTACGATCCATTCTTAAAAACTTCAGCTAATGAAATGGACCTTGATGATCTGATTCTCATTTCCAATAAAGGAGAGATTCTCGCTTCTGGAAAAGATTCTACAATTGTCGGAATGAATGCTCTGGATAAAGGTGGTTTTGGAAAGGTTCTTAAAAATGTTCTCGATAACTCCTATAGTGCTGATTCTGGAATCCTCTTTGTCGATTATATGAAAATAAGAGATGGTGGCGATTTCAATGCTTATTTTATTACTCGCTTTGCTCCAAACTCGTCTGATCGTGGTCAATGGAAAAAAGGGGAGAGTATCGGTGCGATTGCTCTTGGTATTCATCCAGATACAATTGATGCGATCGTTAATGAGAGAACAGGTCTTGGAAAAACGGGTGAAACATACATCGTTGGGATGAATGAAGATGGTACAACGTCATATAGAAGTACAAGGGTTGTAAAAAAAGGTGAAATTGGAAAAGCTAAAAAAGGTGGATCAATTAGTGCCGCTTTTAAAAATAAGCCCGAGCTTGCCCATTCTGAAAAAATCGGAAGTACTGGTGTTGCTGAAGTTGTCTACTCTTCATATATTCCAGATTTTGGAATGAATTGGGCCTTGTTTACAACACAAAGTGAGTCTGAGGCCATGAGTTCTCTTTATGATATTTATAAAGTTGCCTTTTTCATTGGAGCTTTTTTTGGAATCGTGATTATTGCCTTTTCTCTCTACTTTTCAAACTCGATTACAAAACCTATTCAAATGGTTGTTGAAAATTTATCTAAAAGAGCAGAGTCTTTAAGAAGCACTTCAACAAGTATGGAGCATCAAAGTCAAAGACTTTCGAGTGCTTCCACAGAGCAGGCTTCTAGTCTACAGCAGACGGCCGCTTCCATTGATGAGATTTCAGCGATGATTGATCGAAATACAGAATCATCAACTTATTCAAAAGATCTTTCAACGAAGTCCAATCAAGTGGCCATTGATGGGAAAATGACTATTACAGATATGATTCGTGCTATTGAGGATATCAATGAGTCTAATAACGATATTACCAATCAGATGCAAGAGAGTAATAGGCAGATAGAAGAGATTGTCCAAATTATTAATGAGATTGGAGAAAAAACCAAGGTCATTAATGATATTGTTTTTCAGACAAAACTACTTTCTTTCAATGCTTCGGTTGAAGCTGCAAGAGCTGGAGAAGATGGAAAAGGCTTTGCCGTTGTCGCAGAGGAAGTAGGTAATCTTGCTAATATGAGTGGTCAGGCGGCCAATGAAATTTCTGATATGCTTGAAAAAAGTGTTGTGAAAGTAAAGTCAATCGTTGAACAAACTCAGGGAAGTGTTGATGTCCTTATTGCAAAAGGGAGAGAGAAAGTTGAAACGGGAACTGAGATTGCCAATAAATGCGGTATTGCCTTGGATGAAATTCTTCAAAATGTCTCTCTTGTAAATGACAAAGTTGCTGAAATCGCTCAGGCCAGTATCGAGCAGTCATCTGGTGTTCAGCAGATTACAGCTGCGGTAAGAGAGCTTGATATTGTTGCCCATGAGAATTCAAATATTGCCTCAGAATCGACAAATAATGTTCGAGTCCTTAAAGATGAAGCCCTTGGGATCGCTACTGTGGTGAGTGATCTAAATCGCTTGGTTTATGCAAAAGAATTAGAAACGAAAAAAAGCGCATAA
- a CDS encoding DUF4402 domain-containing protein produces the protein MKSLFLILLFLSISNLTFGLTVTTTQNLNFGTLVQGDSAKTIRPSKADTNNARFDIVGEPNRSFMVILPSEVELFSASTPSQTLKVGSFKSRPNISGSLNRKGKKELRVGAKLQKIPNGQASGSYFGYFIVDVIY, from the coding sequence ATGAAAAGTCTATTTCTCATTCTTTTGTTTTTGAGTATCTCAAACTTAACTTTTGGGTTGACGGTTACTACAACTCAGAACCTAAACTTCGGAACACTCGTTCAAGGTGATTCCGCAAAAACAATTCGCCCCAGTAAGGCGGACACTAATAATGCTCGCTTTGATATTGTAGGTGAGCCAAATCGCTCTTTTATGGTCATTCTTCCATCGGAGGTAGAGTTATTCTCTGCTTCAACACCTTCTCAAACTTTAAAGGTTGGAAGCTTTAAGTCTCGACCAAATATATCTGGAAGTCTTAATAGAAAAGGGAAAAAGGAGCTCAGAGTTGGGGCTAAGTTACAAAAAATTCCAAACGGACAGGCTTCTGGTAGCTATTTTGGTTATTTTATTGTCGATGTCATTTATTAG
- a CDS encoding M23 family metallopeptidase, with protein MDLRIIPLTLLATFFVSCSHIGNLKNDQVVRLAQEDIEIKDYNIHPGSTKLVYVPVKNSFRDGELYCDEKVVGMDRVGDYYRAFVSANYYAVGPSFSCFIKKKLDKNTYLSFHVMNFNVIPYEYPFNKLNVPKKHVDLAEKDVQRWLKEKEILKKVYSEAIMDRALFTGAFVRPLNSKVTSVYGTKRIFNNKKESWHSGVDFRARRPTPIPVSNRGKVVFTGHLFFNGKTVIVDHGLGIFTLYCHLSKIDAKVGTIVEKGNILGLSGNTGRSSAPHLHWGTRVQGNWINGLDLIDQTLVFENQTSTAQK; from the coding sequence ATGGATTTAAGGATCATACCTTTAACACTACTCGCTACATTCTTTGTAAGTTGTTCTCATATTGGAAATTTGAAGAACGACCAAGTTGTGAGACTTGCCCAAGAAGATATCGAGATCAAAGACTACAATATTCACCCTGGCTCGACGAAACTGGTTTATGTTCCTGTGAAAAACTCATTTCGCGATGGGGAGCTTTATTGTGATGAGAAAGTTGTCGGTATGGATCGAGTTGGAGATTATTATCGCGCCTTTGTCTCTGCTAACTATTATGCTGTAGGACCTAGTTTCTCTTGTTTTATCAAAAAGAAGCTCGATAAGAATACTTATCTCAGTTTTCATGTGATGAATTTCAATGTCATTCCTTATGAATACCCTTTCAATAAGCTCAATGTTCCAAAGAAGCACGTTGATCTCGCTGAAAAAGACGTTCAACGTTGGTTAAAAGAAAAAGAAATTTTGAAAAAGGTCTATAGTGAGGCGATTATGGATCGCGCACTCTTTACAGGAGCTTTTGTCAGACCTCTAAATTCTAAGGTTACTTCTGTCTATGGAACTAAGAGGATCTTTAATAACAAAAAGGAATCTTGGCACTCTGGAGTCGATTTTAGAGCGAGAAGACCAACGCCGATTCCCGTTTCTAATCGCGGAAAAGTTGTCTTTACGGGGCATCTCTTTTTTAATGGAAAGACAGTGATCGTCGATCACGGGCTAGGGATTTTCACTCTCTATTGCCACCTTTCAAAAATTGATGCCAAAGTTGGAACGATTGTAGAGAAGGGAAATATTCTTGGACTCTCTGGAAATACAGGAAGATCAAGTGCTCCTCACTTACACTGGGGAACGCGCGTTCAGGGGAATTGGATCAATGGTCTTGATCTCATTGATCAAACTCTAGTATTTGAGAATCAGACCAGCACCGCCCAAAAGTAA
- a CDS encoding DMT family transporter, giving the protein MKVAYIVFAFAMGLLVPFQAIINSRLSTLIQSNISAALISFTGGFLVFLTLNLLLPIPFPSPSKLLSLPPYVLIGGLIGSVFVLSAIMIVPKLGSMGFVALIVTGQLVMSLTMDHFGILGLPVNSINPMRVLGALLLLGGAGLILKY; this is encoded by the coding sequence ATGAAAGTAGCTTATATTGTCTTTGCATTTGCCATGGGTCTTTTGGTCCCCTTTCAAGCAATCATCAATTCGAGACTATCAACTCTTATTCAAAGCAATATTTCAGCGGCCCTCATCTCCTTCACAGGAGGATTTCTGGTCTTCTTAACACTTAATCTTTTACTACCAATTCCCTTTCCTTCGCCATCAAAACTACTCTCCCTTCCTCCCTACGTTCTCATTGGAGGACTCATTGGAAGTGTCTTTGTTCTCTCTGCGATAATGATTGTTCCTAAACTAGGATCGATGGGATTTGTGGCGCTCATTGTAACAGGACAACTGGTTATGTCTCTAACAATGGACCATTTTGGAATTCTAGGACTCCCAGTGAATTCAATCAATCCAATGAGAGTCCTTGGGGCTCTTTTACTTTTGGGCGGTGCTGGTCTGATTCTCAAATACTAG
- a CDS encoding DNA recombination protein RmuC, producing MQLAFLILNSIFSLLIFCLLFILWKKNSGENSFQKMSNFIFQNFAELRETLVLRQEENREKINREIGNFKMEMKDSLHKEFVNTNNVLEERLDKISNRVRENLDEGFKKTNETFANVIQRLARIDEAQKKIESLSSNVVSLQDVLTDKKSRGIFGEVQLNHLLASVFGDKNDKVYALQHKLSTGKIVDSILFMPEPTGNICVDSKFPLENFKRMFDKELDESQRAFAQKEFARNVKKHIDDIANKYIITNETSDQAIMFLPAEAIFAELHAYHPQVIEYANSRRIWIASPTTFMATLTTLQSVLINIERNKYMGVMHEEINKLGEEFKRYQERWGDLSKHLNAVTKDVDRINITSNKISNRFQKILEVELEQKHQQFLE from the coding sequence ATGCAGCTCGCTTTTCTTATTCTAAATAGTATATTTTCACTTCTTATTTTCTGCCTTCTTTTCATTCTTTGGAAAAAGAATAGTGGAGAGAACTCCTTTCAAAAGATGAGTAATTTCATTTTTCAGAACTTTGCTGAACTTCGAGAAACTCTTGTTCTTAGGCAAGAAGAGAATCGTGAGAAGATCAATCGAGAGATTGGAAACTTTAAAATGGAGATGAAAGATAGTCTCCATAAGGAATTTGTAAATACCAACAATGTCTTAGAAGAAAGACTGGATAAAATCTCAAATCGAGTGAGAGAAAATCTCGATGAAGGGTTTAAAAAGACCAATGAGACATTTGCCAATGTCATTCAAAGACTTGCCAGAATTGATGAAGCACAAAAGAAGATTGAGTCTCTCTCAAGTAATGTTGTCTCACTTCAAGATGTTTTAACAGATAAGAAAAGTCGTGGAATCTTTGGAGAGGTTCAACTTAATCACCTTCTTGCTAGTGTCTTTGGCGATAAGAACGATAAGGTCTATGCTCTTCAGCATAAGCTCTCAACTGGCAAGATTGTCGATTCCATCCTCTTTATGCCTGAGCCAACAGGTAATATCTGTGTCGATTCAAAATTTCCTTTAGAAAACTTTAAAAGAATGTTTGATAAGGAACTAGATGAATCGCAAAGAGCTTTTGCTCAAAAAGAATTTGCAAGAAATGTAAAAAAACATATCGATGATATCGCTAATAAATATATCATCACCAATGAAACTTCTGATCAGGCGATAATGTTTCTACCGGCAGAGGCGATCTTTGCTGAACTACACGCCTATCACCCTCAAGTCATAGAGTACGCCAACTCACGCCGTATCTGGATTGCTTCTCCTACTACTTTTATGGCAACACTAACGACACTTCAATCAGTGCTTATTAATATTGAAAGAAATAAGTATATGGGTGTGATGCATGAAGAGATTAATAAACTTGGAGAAGAATTCAAGCGTTATCAGGAAAGGTGGGGTGATCTCTCTAAACACTTAAATGCTGTTACTAAAGATGTTGATCGCATTAATATAACTTCCAATAAGATTTCAAATCGCTTTCAAAAAATATTGGAAGTTGAGTTAGAGCAAAAGCATCAGCAGTTTTTAGAATAG
- a CDS encoding MBL fold metallo-hydrolase, producing MNSLKYILFLLMTSCTVISSTPYSGPKSDHFNGKTFENYLKDPGKKSFWRFVKMKYFDDPWPKWPTEFDKVKPVAPDKTHQAKVTFINHATLLIQLDHQNILTDPIWSNRASPFSFAGPARVTEPGVKKEDLPKIDVILISHNHYDHLDLESLKYLSKRDRPLILIGLGNDVLLKENGIENVKTLDWWESIEIEEIKYSFTPSQHWSARGLRDRNQTLWGSFWIEGSKKIYFAGDTGFGPHFHMIKSRLGSPDLALLPIGAYEPRWFMRYAHMNPKEALDTHHLLDAKTSIGIHFGTFRLTKEPYDAPKKDLLEAIKNDPLKDDSKFYVPYNGEQFLF from the coding sequence ATGAATTCACTTAAATATATACTATTTCTCCTGATGACATCATGCACGGTGATAAGTTCAACCCCCTACAGCGGTCCTAAAAGTGACCACTTTAATGGCAAGACCTTTGAAAACTACCTAAAAGATCCAGGTAAAAAGAGTTTTTGGCGTTTCGTCAAAATGAAGTACTTTGACGATCCATGGCCAAAGTGGCCAACGGAGTTTGATAAGGTAAAACCAGTAGCCCCAGATAAGACTCATCAAGCGAAAGTGACTTTCATTAATCATGCGACACTTTTAATTCAACTTGATCATCAGAATATTCTCACTGACCCAATTTGGTCTAATAGGGCCTCTCCTTTTAGTTTTGCAGGTCCTGCCCGAGTTACAGAACCTGGAGTGAAAAAAGAAGACCTTCCAAAAATTGATGTCATTCTCATTAGTCATAATCACTATGACCATCTCGATCTTGAATCTCTTAAGTACCTCTCTAAAAGAGATAGACCACTCATTCTCATTGGTCTTGGTAACGATGTTCTTCTCAAAGAAAATGGTATTGAAAATGTAAAAACACTCGATTGGTGGGAGTCCATTGAGATTGAAGAAATAAAATACAGTTTTACGCCCTCTCAGCATTGGTCCGCTCGAGGACTACGCGATCGAAATCAAACGCTCTGGGGAAGTTTCTGGATAGAGGGTTCAAAGAAGATCTACTTTGCAGGAGATACAGGCTTTGGGCCGCACTTTCATATGATTAAAAGCCGCCTAGGCTCTCCCGATCTCGCCCTTCTTCCCATTGGAGCCTATGAACCGCGCTGGTTTATGCGCTACGCTCATATGAACCCAAAAGAAGCACTCGATACCCATCATCTTCTTGATGCTAAAACATCAATTGGCATCCACTTTGGAACTTTTCGTCTGACAAAAGAGCCCTACGATGCACCTAAGAAAGATCTCTTAGAGGCCATAAAAAATGATCCATTAAAAGATGATTCAAAATTCTATGTTCCCTACAACGGGGAGCAGTTTCTATTCTAA